Proteins encoded by one window of Simiduia curdlanivorans:
- a CDS encoding M15 family metallopeptidase: MKRRELFTGLFVTSTFALSNAWLWKYAEDTFTPQTQLDPLVIGDISDTESVVRVPVEAGPSAQPSAAPMAEAARTEAAKLDTVRIDTARTDPARAEAASANAAPAVTQPKPSIEAAKVARVELVDDTSILNKVRNFEQEFADDIHLSGDERIIMHSVLARLERAEAFIGHGNYNICSFDYLLKVAERYPQVGAFGPVELDFMERIFFADATLYGFMGEKVVDNLTAQIADRDVAKIKYSGQYVFRGQSEQYYQKLKKDIGDGIILTSGIRSNVKQMHLFLAKTAVSNYNLSKASRSLAPPGHSFHGVGDFDVGKVGWGVANFSDKFAQTDEFKRMQDLGYVQIRYTEDNRLGVRFEPWHIKVV, translated from the coding sequence TTGAAGCGAAGAGAACTCTTTACCGGCTTGTTTGTCACCAGCACCTTTGCCCTAAGCAATGCCTGGTTGTGGAAGTATGCCGAAGACACTTTTACCCCACAGACCCAGCTAGACCCGCTTGTAATAGGCGATATTTCCGATACCGAAAGCGTGGTTCGCGTGCCGGTTGAAGCCGGCCCAAGTGCGCAGCCGAGCGCGGCGCCTATGGCCGAGGCTGCTAGAACCGAAGCTGCTAAGCTCGATACTGTGAGAATCGACACTGCTAGAACCGACCCAGCTAGAGCAGAGGCCGCCAGTGCCAACGCTGCCCCAGCGGTTACTCAGCCCAAGCCTAGCATTGAAGCTGCCAAGGTGGCTCGGGTAGAGCTGGTTGATGACACCAGTATTTTGAATAAGGTGCGTAATTTCGAGCAGGAATTTGCCGATGATATTCATCTTTCGGGCGATGAGCGCATCATTATGCACTCGGTGTTGGCGCGGTTAGAGCGCGCCGAGGCGTTTATTGGCCACGGTAATTACAATATTTGCAGCTTTGACTATCTGTTGAAGGTCGCTGAAAGATACCCGCAGGTGGGCGCATTTGGCCCGGTGGAACTCGACTTCATGGAGCGTATCTTTTTTGCCGATGCCACCTTGTATGGCTTCATGGGTGAAAAAGTTGTCGATAACCTCACTGCACAAATTGCCGACCGCGATGTTGCCAAAATTAAATACAGTGGCCAGTACGTGTTTCGCGGCCAGTCAGAGCAGTACTATCAAAAGCTCAAGAAAGACATTGGCGACGGCATTATTTTAACCTCCGGCATTCGCAGTAACGTCAAACAGATGCACCTGTTTTTGGCCAAGACCGCGGTATCTAATTACAACCTGTCTAAGGCGTCTCGCTCCCTCGCGCCGCCGGGCCATTCGTTCCACGGCGTGGGTGATTTCGATGTCGGCAAGGTGGGTTGGGGCGTGGCTAACTTTAGCGATAAATTTGCCCAAACCGATGAGTTTAAGCGCATGCAAGACCTTGGCTATGTGCAAATCCGCTATACCGAAGACAATCGCTTGGGCGTGCGCTTTGAACCTTGGCACATTAAAGTGGTGTAG
- the tpx gene encoding thiol peroxidase produces the protein MATVTLHGNPFETVGNLPAVGSNAPAFTLAGADLSDLTLASLAGKRVVLNIFPSIDTPTCATSVREFNAKAGSLDNVAVVCISADLPFALGRFCGAEGLSNVKVGSTFRSSFGDDYGVAFKTGPLTKLLSRAVVVVGTDGKVLHNEQVAETGNEPNYEAALKVLG, from the coding sequence ATGGCTACAGTAACTTTGCATGGCAACCCATTCGAAACCGTTGGTAATTTACCGGCTGTGGGTTCAAACGCACCCGCATTCACGCTCGCAGGCGCAGACTTGTCTGACCTGACCCTGGCATCTTTGGCCGGCAAGCGCGTGGTACTGAATATCTTCCCATCTATCGATACGCCCACCTGCGCAACCTCTGTGCGCGAGTTCAACGCCAAGGCTGGGTCTTTGGATAACGTTGCCGTGGTGTGCATCTCAGCGGATTTACCCTTTGCACTGGGCCGTTTTTGCGGCGCCGAAGGTCTTTCTAACGTAAAAGTAGGCTCAACTTTCCGCTCCAGCTTCGGCGACGACTACGGCGTAGCCTTCAAAACCGGCCCACTCACCAAGTTGTTATCGCGCGCTGTGGTGGTAGTGGGTACCGATGGCAAGGTGCTACACAACGAGCAAGTTGCAGAGACGGGTAATGAGCCTAACTATGAAGCAGCGTTGAAGGTGCTTGGTTAA
- the secF gene encoding protein translocase subunit SecF produces MSIANKTINFMGSRIIATVFSALLLIGSIGSLAVNGLQFGLDFTGGMQIEVRYEHKADLEQIRTTLTDANYSNVIVVNFGSDEDVLIRMQQDFTESLGNEVVAQLKSQESGNIELRRVEFVGPQVGEELRDSGGIGMLFALVVVMAYVALRFQWKFAVAAVAALVHDVIITLGFFSLFKIGFDLSVLAAVLAVVGYSLNDTIVVFDRVRENFPVLRKTESLEVVNVSLTQTLDRTLMTSGTTLIVLIVLYMYGGELLQGFSAALLVGIVIGTYSSIYVASNLLLSLHIVKEDLMPPVKEGAEIDDLP; encoded by the coding sequence ATGAGCATTGCAAATAAAACAATTAATTTTATGGGTAGCCGCATTATCGCTACCGTTTTTTCCGCCTTACTTCTGATTGGCTCTATTGGTTCGCTGGCGGTTAACGGTTTGCAGTTCGGTTTAGATTTTACCGGCGGTATGCAAATTGAAGTGCGCTACGAACACAAGGCCGACCTAGAGCAGATTCGCACCACCTTAACCGACGCCAATTACAGCAATGTAATTGTGGTGAATTTTGGCTCCGATGAAGATGTGCTGATTCGCATGCAGCAGGACTTTACCGAGAGTTTAGGTAATGAAGTTGTTGCGCAATTGAAGTCTCAAGAGAGTGGCAACATCGAATTGCGCCGGGTTGAGTTTGTCGGCCCGCAGGTGGGTGAAGAATTACGCGATAGCGGTGGCATTGGTATGCTATTTGCGCTCGTCGTGGTCATGGCCTATGTGGCGCTGCGCTTCCAGTGGAAGTTTGCGGTGGCGGCAGTGGCGGCCTTGGTGCACGACGTGATCATTACCTTGGGCTTTTTCTCGCTGTTTAAGATAGGTTTTGATCTATCGGTGTTGGCGGCGGTGTTGGCCGTGGTGGGTTACTCGTTAAACGATACTATTGTGGTGTTTGACCGGGTGCGGGAAAACTTCCCTGTGTTGCGTAAGACGGAATCGCTGGAAGTGGTTAACGTGTCGCTGACGCAAACCTTAGACCGTACATTAATGACCTCCGGTACAACCTTAATCGTACTGATTGTGTTGTACATGTATGGCGGTGAGTTATTGCAAGGTTTCTCTGCGGCATTGTTGGTGGGTATTGTGATTGGTACTTACTCATCCATCTATGTGGCGTCGAATTTGCTGTTGAGTTTGCATATCGTCAAAGAGGATTTAATGCCACCGGTGAAGGAAGGGGCAGAGATAGACGATCTCCCTTAA
- the tgt gene encoding tRNA guanosine(34) transglycosylase Tgt encodes MQFELDNTDGRARRGRLTFPRGVVETPAFMPVGTYGTVKGMLPRDIVDIGAQIILGNTFHLMLRPGTEVVKAHGDLHDFIQWQGPILTDSGGFQVFSLGKMRKITEQGVVFKSPINGSPVELNPEIAMQVQRDLGSDIVMIFDECTPYPATVPQARESMELSLRWAKRSKDAHGDNPSALFGIVQGGMYEDLRSESLKGLTDIGFDGYAIGGLSVGEPKEDMVRVLNHVVPEMPADKPRYLMGVGKPEDIVEAVRRGIDMFDCVMPTRNARNGHLFTTTGVIKIRNAVHRNDTNTLDAACDCYTCTNFSRAYLHHLDKCGEILGAELNTIHNLRFYQRIMEELRNAIAQGQLETYVAEFYARQGRDVPPGPDSQA; translated from the coding sequence ATGCAATTTGAACTTGATAACACCGACGGTCGCGCCCGGCGTGGCCGCTTGACATTTCCCCGCGGTGTGGTGGAAACGCCGGCGTTTATGCCAGTGGGCACCTACGGCACGGTGAAGGGCATGTTGCCGCGCGATATTGTAGACATAGGCGCGCAAATTATTTTGGGCAACACCTTTCACTTAATGCTGCGCCCCGGCACTGAGGTGGTGAAGGCGCACGGCGACTTACACGACTTTATCCAATGGCAGGGGCCAATACTGACCGACTCGGGCGGCTTTCAGGTGTTTAGCCTGGGCAAAATGCGCAAAATTACCGAGCAGGGCGTGGTGTTTAAATCGCCCATTAACGGCAGCCCGGTGGAGCTAAACCCAGAAATTGCCATGCAAGTGCAACGCGATTTGGGTTCAGACATCGTCATGATTTTTGACGAGTGCACGCCTTACCCGGCCACCGTGCCGCAGGCGCGCGAGTCGATGGAGCTGAGTTTGCGCTGGGCCAAGCGCTCGAAAGATGCCCACGGCGATAACCCGTCGGCGCTGTTTGGCATAGTGCAGGGCGGCATGTATGAAGACTTGCGCTCGGAGTCGCTCAAGGGTTTAACCGACATAGGTTTCGACGGTTATGCTATCGGCGGTTTGTCGGTGGGCGAGCCGAAAGAAGATATGGTGCGCGTGTTAAATCATGTGGTGCCGGAAATGCCGGCCGATAAACCGCGTTATTTGATGGGCGTGGGCAAGCCTGAAGATATCGTGGAAGCCGTGCGCCGCGGCATCGACATGTTTGATTGCGTGATGCCAACGCGCAATGCGCGCAACGGTCATCTGTTTACTACCACCGGTGTGATAAAAATCCGCAACGCCGTGCATCGCAACGATACCAACACCTTAGATGCCGCCTGCGATTGCTATACCTGTACGAATTTTAGCCGCGCCTATTTGCACCATTTAGATAAATGCGGTGAGATTTTGGGCGCCGAATTGAACACCATTCACAACCTGCGTTTTTATCAGCGCATCATGGAAGAGCTGCGCAATGCCATCGCGCAAGGGCAATTGGAAACCTATGTGGCGGAATTTTATGCCCGCCAAGGTCGCGATGTACCACCGGGGCCGGATAGCCAAGCTTAG
- the queA gene encoding tRNA preQ1(34) S-adenosylmethionine ribosyltransferase-isomerase QueA — MRRQDFFYQLPDELIARNPMPERTSSRLLQLDGPTGALQHGQFAEVLNLVEPGDLMVFNDTRVIPARVFGQKASGGQVEVLVERVIDRFNVKAHVRSSKSPKAGSHLILEDGSKVHVEGRDDALFLLRFEAPALELLEQIGHMPLPPYIDRADAAADRERYQTVYGKKMGAVAAPTAGLHFDEGLLKALQAKGVNLAFVTLHVGAGTFQPVRVDNVFEHKMHSEVMEVSQAVCDQVNATKAAGKRVIAVGTTSVRCLETAAQNGAMTPYQGETQIFIYPSYRYKVVDALITNFHLPESTLLMLVSAFAGYRQAMDAYREAVAERYRFFSYGDAMFITRNPNACDEPVGEQLGV; from the coding sequence ATGCGTAGGCAAGATTTCTTTTATCAGCTTCCCGACGAGCTAATTGCTCGCAACCCCATGCCCGAGCGCACCAGTAGCCGCTTGCTGCAGCTAGATGGCCCCACGGGAGCCCTGCAACACGGCCAGTTCGCCGAAGTGCTGAATTTGGTGGAGCCCGGGGACCTGATGGTGTTTAACGACACTCGGGTTATCCCCGCGCGGGTGTTTGGCCAGAAGGCGAGTGGTGGGCAGGTAGAAGTGCTGGTGGAGCGGGTGATTGACCGCTTTAACGTGAAGGCCCATGTGCGCTCGAGCAAATCGCCCAAGGCCGGTAGCCACCTGATCTTGGAAGATGGCTCGAAAGTGCATGTGGAGGGGCGCGACGATGCCTTATTCCTGCTGCGCTTTGAGGCGCCAGCCTTGGAGCTGTTGGAGCAAATCGGCCACATGCCCTTGCCGCCTTATATAGACAGGGCCGACGCCGCCGCCGATCGCGAGCGCTACCAAACCGTTTACGGCAAGAAAATGGGCGCCGTCGCCGCGCCCACCGCCGGCCTGCATTTCGATGAAGGCCTGCTCAAGGCTTTGCAGGCCAAGGGTGTGAACTTGGCCTTCGTGACCCTACACGTTGGTGCTGGCACCTTTCAGCCGGTGCGGGTTGATAACGTGTTTGAGCACAAGATGCACAGCGAAGTGATGGAAGTGAGCCAAGCCGTGTGCGACCAAGTAAACGCCACCAAGGCGGCGGGCAAGCGGGTGATCGCCGTGGGAACTACCTCGGTGCGCTGTTTGGAAACCGCAGCGCAAAATGGTGCTATGACACCCTACCAAGGCGAAACCCAGATTTTTATCTACCCGAGTTACCGCTATAAAGTGGTGGATGCCTTGATCACCAATTTCCATCTGCCCGAATCCACCTTATTAATGTTGGTGTCTGCCTTTGCCGGTTACCGCCAAGCCATGGATGCCTACCGCGAAGCGGTGGCCGAGCGCTATCGCTTCTTTAGTTATGGCGATGCCATGTTTATTACCCGTAACCCCAATGCCTGTGATGAGCCAGTGGGCGAGCAACTCGGAGTTTGA
- the secD gene encoding protein translocase subunit SecD, with protein sequence MLNRYPLWKSLLILAVIGLAFVFAMPNLYAPDPAVQISGESSAMELNQAVLNNATKALSAEGIEHFGETVSAKAALIRLTKVEDQLPAKRIIQRALGDSYVVALNMAPTTPDWLRSMGAGPMKLGLDLSGGVHFLMEVDTKSAIAKRQESSIAEFKGKLRDERIRYVSVELSEQGVITAVFRSAEDRDAASDIFRKDFADLTRDVADNSDGTFTVTATFSEAAIREIENYAVSQNLTTLRNRVNELGVSEPIVQRQGRNRIVVELPGVQDTAEAKRVIGKTANLEFRLEAKPSELVTNKERFDFKSEADQRRTGGADLERALIIAGDHVSGAQSSFDPESNQPQVNINLDSIGGTKMHRATRSNVGRRMGVLFIEYKTRLDRTTNEAGEEVITPRQIVEKEIISLATIQSALGVQFRITGLDNVAEASELALLLRSGALAAPMYFVEERTIGPSLGAENIRLGVTSVQIAFAVVLIFMVLYYKVFGLAANIALAANVVLLAACMSLLSATLTLPGIAGIVLTVGMAVDANVLIFSRIKEEIANGLPTQSAINAGYERAFTTILDANVTTLIVAVILYAIGTGPVKGFAVTLSLGILTSMFTAIMVSRLVINTIYGGRSVKKVWI encoded by the coding sequence ATGTTGAATCGCTACCCACTGTGGAAGAGCCTGCTGATATTGGCAGTTATTGGCTTGGCATTTGTCTTTGCCATGCCCAACCTCTACGCGCCTGACCCCGCCGTACAAATCTCTGGCGAGTCTAGTGCCATGGAGTTGAATCAAGCGGTGCTCAATAATGCGACCAAGGCCTTGTCGGCCGAAGGCATTGAGCACTTCGGTGAAACCGTAAGCGCGAAAGCGGCATTGATTCGGTTAACCAAGGTTGAAGATCAATTGCCGGCCAAGCGCATTATTCAGCGCGCCTTGGGTGACAGCTACGTAGTGGCACTCAACATGGCTCCCACCACGCCCGATTGGCTCAGGTCCATGGGTGCAGGGCCGATGAAATTAGGTTTGGATTTATCCGGCGGTGTGCACTTTTTGATGGAGGTAGATACTAAATCTGCCATTGCCAAACGCCAGGAATCGAGCATTGCCGAATTTAAAGGCAAATTGCGCGACGAGCGCATTCGCTATGTGTCGGTTGAGTTAAGTGAGCAGGGTGTGATTACGGCCGTGTTTCGCTCGGCTGAAGATCGCGATGCGGCGTCTGATATTTTCCGCAAAGATTTTGCCGATCTAACCCGCGATGTGGCCGATAACAGCGACGGCACCTTTACCGTTACCGCTACCTTTAGCGAAGCGGCAATTCGCGAAATTGAAAATTACGCGGTGAGTCAAAACTTAACCACCTTGCGCAACCGTGTGAATGAGCTGGGTGTGTCTGAACCTATCGTACAGCGCCAAGGCCGCAACCGCATTGTGGTAGAGCTGCCCGGCGTACAAGATACCGCCGAGGCCAAGCGCGTAATTGGTAAAACCGCCAACTTGGAGTTTCGTTTAGAGGCGAAACCGAGCGAGCTGGTGACTAACAAAGAGCGTTTCGATTTTAAAAGCGAAGCCGATCAACGCCGCACCGGTGGCGCAGACCTAGAGCGGGCGCTGATTATTGCCGGCGATCACGTATCCGGTGCGCAAAGTAGCTTTGACCCAGAGAGCAACCAGCCGCAGGTAAACATTAATCTCGATAGCATTGGCGGCACTAAAATGCACCGCGCTACACGCTCTAATGTTGGCCGTCGCATGGGCGTACTGTTTATCGAGTACAAAACCCGTTTAGATCGCACCACTAACGAAGCGGGCGAGGAAGTTATCACGCCGCGTCAAATTGTCGAAAAAGAAATTATCAGTTTGGCCACCATTCAAAGTGCTTTGGGCGTGCAATTTCGCATTACTGGTTTAGACAATGTGGCGGAGGCGTCAGAACTTGCCCTGCTATTGCGCTCCGGTGCTTTGGCCGCGCCTATGTACTTTGTTGAAGAGCGTACCATCGGCCCATCACTGGGTGCCGAAAATATTCGCTTGGGTGTGACCTCTGTTCAAATCGCCTTCGCCGTTGTACTAATTTTTATGGTGCTTTACTACAAGGTGTTTGGTTTGGCAGCCAATATCGCGCTGGCGGCCAACGTGGTGCTTTTGGCGGCGTGTATGTCGCTGTTAAGCGCCACCTTAACCCTGCCCGGTATTGCCGGTATCGTGTTGACGGTGGGTATGGCGGTGGATGCTAACGTGCTTATTTTCTCCCGAATAAAGGAGGAAATAGCCAACGGCCTGCCGACCCAGTCGGCCATTAATGCCGGTTATGAACGGGCGTTTACCACCATTCTCGATGCCAACGTCACCACCTTGATTGTTGCAGTGATTCTTTATGCGATTGGAACCGGCCCCGTTAAAGGCTTTGCGGTAACGCTGAGCTTGGGTATTTTAACCTCCATGTTTACGGCCATTATGGTGTCACGTTTAGTGATCAATACCATTTATGGCGGCCGTAGCGTGAAGAAAGTGTGGATTTGA
- a CDS encoding RDD family protein: MNNLATQYPSIFRRLGAMLYDSLLVIALCLAYGALVLWAKVALFDYSLAEGEKASIGLLGFAGMLGLIACYFCFFWLRSGQTLGMKTWRLQILDETGSYLSLGQAIKRWLLACLSTAALGLGYLWSIIDKDSQTLHDLFSHSRTVLLPKEK, translated from the coding sequence ATGAATAACCTCGCTACCCAATATCCCTCTATCTTCCGCAGACTCGGCGCCATGCTGTACGACAGCTTACTGGTGATTGCCTTATGCCTGGCTTATGGCGCTCTGGTGCTGTGGGCTAAAGTCGCCCTGTTTGACTACAGCCTCGCAGAGGGCGAAAAGGCCTCCATCGGCCTGCTCGGCTTCGCCGGTATGCTGGGTTTAATTGCCTGCTACTTTTGTTTCTTTTGGCTACGCTCGGGCCAAACCCTAGGCATGAAAACCTGGCGCCTGCAAATACTCGATGAAACCGGGAGCTACTTAAGCCTTGGCCAAGCAATAAAGCGCTGGCTATTGGCCTGCCTATCAACGGCGGCGCTAGGTTTGGGCTACCTTTGGTCGATCATCGATAAAGACAGCCAAACACTGCACGACTTATTCAGCCATTCGAGAACGGTATTGCTACCGAAAGAAAAGTAA
- a CDS encoding HEPN domain-containing protein: protein MKKIIHEKCITALKEKLIEALKSSRISSEEYLDIESYALISKLDNTLPTDATTKKLLATWISDTPFSDFVTSKIGELLSANSATNPHTHYDSQLLSDHPNFENINSVSEYIVNEFSDLPKKYILSFPLGISAGYLKDKKRIEISKDIYISTRHEDRQRNSYIGNHDRNKKTSIQIHVEGYSCFRITTNTDIVAQEKLKSILGLHIAHNSVYFLSLLREDTGHYYRNQLDNKKESFSTLPRGLAAALNSACFKQENICPDTFDPVSNKAEADHLENHLKLAFKENEHAKKIRLACAWLFNSGISTDGLLRFIQSTTVLEILYGDKEETDKVGISALIRNRLAYSISKSLPEREEIARLFKQIYSTRSKILHNGYSILDSEEQNIHSKLRDFTKRAIIAELNLLSPED from the coding sequence ATGAAAAAAATCATTCATGAAAAATGCATTACGGCGCTAAAAGAAAAGTTAATTGAAGCATTAAAGTCTTCAAGAATATCTTCTGAAGAATATTTAGACATTGAATCATATGCGCTGATATCTAAACTAGATAATACATTACCCACTGATGCGACGACAAAAAAATTACTCGCAACATGGATAAGTGACACCCCATTTTCAGACTTTGTCACATCTAAAATAGGGGAGCTTCTCTCAGCCAACAGCGCGACGAACCCACACACGCACTATGATTCTCAACTATTATCTGACCACCCAAACTTCGAAAACATAAATTCCGTCTCAGAATATATTGTTAACGAGTTTTCTGACCTACCAAAAAAATATATCCTTTCCTTCCCTCTAGGGATTTCAGCTGGATACCTGAAAGATAAAAAACGCATTGAAATATCCAAAGACATTTACATATCTACCAGACATGAAGATAGACAGAGGAACTCCTATATAGGAAATCACGATAGAAACAAAAAGACATCCATACAAATCCATGTAGAAGGTTATTCATGCTTCAGAATAACCACAAATACAGACATAGTAGCGCAAGAAAAGTTGAAATCTATACTTGGGTTACACATAGCCCACAATAGCGTTTATTTCTTATCTCTGCTGCGAGAAGATACCGGGCACTACTATCGAAATCAGTTAGACAACAAGAAAGAATCATTTTCAACACTACCAAGAGGGCTAGCTGCAGCATTAAATTCAGCATGCTTCAAACAAGAAAATATTTGTCCGGACACTTTTGACCCCGTTAGCAATAAAGCAGAAGCCGACCACTTGGAAAACCATCTAAAGCTAGCATTTAAAGAAAATGAACATGCAAAAAAAATTAGATTAGCTTGCGCGTGGCTTTTTAACAGCGGAATATCTACCGATGGACTACTTCGCTTCATACAAAGTACTACAGTGCTCGAAATACTTTACGGCGATAAGGAAGAGACAGACAAAGTAGGGATTAGCGCACTAATAAGAAATCGACTCGCATACTCAATATCAAAAAGCCTACCGGAACGGGAAGAAATCGCCAGACTCTTTAAGCAGATTTATTCAACTCGAAGTAAAATATTGCACAATGGATACAGTATCCTTGACAGCGAAGAGCAAAATATTCACTCAAAACTACGTGATTTTACGAAGAGAGCAATCATAGCTGAACTGAACCTTCTGTCACCAGAGGATTAG
- a CDS encoding adenylate/guanylate cyclase domain-containing protein — MPTKTSNPPQQDANSSQCAIMFADVCGSSSLYKALGNHAAEFKIRQLLVRVTSLIEQHQGLLIKTLGDEVMVRFDSAQHALDAAKAIQLSMAAQGGSLQLRIGISFGSVLLKQGDAFGDTVNDAAFVAQIARAEEIILTQPFVSALPTSKAKLCKEFDRVALKGDGEKSVIYRLQWQAEKSVGQATQVMSLIQTTQQFHKHSLRLASDQGDAIIAPEETPFHLGRATSNQLQLESNFASRDHCHILYRRGKFVLIDHSTNGTYVTPAGQREIYLRREELPLEGRGDISLGCPAQQSPLILSYHFSN; from the coding sequence TTGCCGACTAAAACGTCAAACCCACCGCAACAGGACGCGAACAGCAGCCAATGCGCGATTATGTTCGCCGATGTTTGCGGCAGCTCAAGCCTGTATAAGGCCTTGGGCAACCACGCAGCGGAATTTAAGATTCGGCAGCTGTTGGTACGGGTGACCTCATTGATCGAGCAACACCAAGGCCTGCTCATCAAAACTCTGGGCGACGAAGTGATGGTGCGGTTCGATAGCGCACAACACGCGCTCGACGCCGCCAAGGCCATTCAGCTGTCCATGGCGGCGCAAGGTGGCAGCCTACAGTTGCGCATCGGTATTAGCTTCGGCTCTGTGCTATTGAAACAAGGCGATGCCTTTGGCGACACGGTTAACGATGCCGCTTTTGTGGCGCAGATTGCGCGCGCGGAAGAAATCATCTTGACCCAGCCGTTTGTTAGCGCGCTGCCCACCAGCAAGGCGAAACTGTGTAAAGAGTTTGACCGAGTTGCACTCAAGGGCGACGGCGAAAAATCGGTGATCTACCGGCTGCAGTGGCAAGCGGAAAAAAGTGTTGGCCAGGCAACGCAAGTGATGTCGCTGATTCAAACCACGCAACAGTTTCACAAGCACTCTCTGCGTTTGGCGTCTGATCAAGGTGATGCAATCATTGCGCCGGAAGAAACGCCGTTTCATCTCGGCCGGGCGACCAGCAATCAACTGCAGCTCGAAAGCAACTTCGCCTCGCGCGATCACTGCCATATCCTCTACCGCCGGGGTAAGTTTGTGTTGATAGATCACTCCACCAATGGCACCTATGTTACGCCGGCCGGGCAACGAGAAATTTATTTACGGCGCGAAGAGTTACCCCTTGAAGGCCGCGGTGACATTAGCTTAGGCTGCCCGGCACAACAATCTCCGCTCATTCTTAGCTACCATTTTTCCAATTAG